The DNA region GCCATGAGGAATCGTTTGCCAATAGGTATAGCTCAAATAGGGAAAGTAGGGAGGAACGAGATAAGCCCTCGTCAAGGAGTTATAAGATTGAGGGAATTCACTCTAATGGAGATGGAATTTTTCATTGATCCAAGGGAAGAGGAATGTCCTTGGTTCCCAACAGTATCCGATGAAAAACTTCTCATACTAACTAAAGAAGCCCGTTTGAAGGGAGGTTCCCCTGAATGCTATAAAGTAAGAGAAGCTGTAAATGAGGGCGTTATATATCATAAGTGCCTAGCCTACTGGATGGTTATAGGTAGAAAGTTCATCGAAGACCTAGGTATAAACCCTGAAAATATATTATTTGAGGATAAGCTGCCCGATGAGAGAGCTCACTATAGTAGCCAGACGTTCGATCAGAAGGTCAAAGTGTCTAGGTGGGGATGGATAGAAGTTGCAGGACACAGTTATAGAGGTGACTATGACCTATCCCGTCATATTAAGTATAGTGGCAAGGATTTGAGGGTATATAAGAGGTTCGAGAAACCTGTCATACATAGGACAGTGAAATTCATTGCTAACAAAGCAGCTATTGGACGCGCATACAGGAATAATGCACCCTTTATTATTAGGGCAATCGAGGAAATAGGTCCTGAAAAGGTATTTAGGGCAATCGAAGAAAAGGGCTCAGTAGAAATAAAAGGGTATAATATAACAAAGGAAATGATAATTAAGAAAGTTATTGAAGAAAAGGTCACAGGTGAGAAGTTTATTCCACACGTCATAGAACCTTCTTTTGGTACCGATAGGATAGTCTTCGTAACACTCGAACACGCGTATAAGGAGAAGGAGGGGAGGAGGATACTGAGCCTTCCCAGAGAAATTGCACCTATTCAAGTGTCTATATTCCCACTCATCGAGAGAGAAGAGGAATTGAGGAAGCTTGCTTGGGAAATTCATACTATCCTAACACGAGAAGGATTCACTGTTGCATATGATGACTCAGGCAACATCGGAAAAAGGTACGCGAGAAGTGATGAAATAGGCGTGCCATTCGCTGTTACGATTGACTATACAACTTTGGATGATAGAACCGTAACAGTTAGAGATAGAGATACATGGCGTCAGATAAGAGTTAATATTAATAGATTGCCAAGGCTAATTAGAATAGGACTTGGAAGCAAGCTTCCACTTGAGGAGCTTGTGAATGAAATTTAGCTATGGGGGAATGCAAGGTATGAGCAGTGGGGAAAAGAGTATAAACAAAATTCTAGATTTAATACCATCAGCTAGCCAGCTAAAGGAAAACAAGAAGATCCTTAAAGAGAAGAGAATAAGGCTAAGATATGACGATGGATTAGAAGAGGATGAGGCAAAAATATCAGTTAAACTAGCAGGAGAACTCAACATAAAAGATCACCTAGAAATAGTAGTTGCAGGCAAGAAAAGAATCGCTTTCAAGGCAATAATAGACGAAAACGCTGAAG from Candidatus Tiamatella incendiivivens includes:
- the glyS gene encoding glycine--tRNA ligase, with the translated sequence AMRNRLPIGIAQIGKVGRNEISPRQGVIRLREFTLMEMEFFIDPREEECPWFPTVSDEKLLILTKEARLKGGSPECYKVREAVNEGVIYHKCLAYWMVIGRKFIEDLGINPENILFEDKLPDERAHYSSQTFDQKVKVSRWGWIEVAGHSYRGDYDLSRHIKYSGKDLRVYKRFEKPVIHRTVKFIANKAAIGRAYRNNAPFIIRAIEEIGPEKVFRAIEEKGSVEIKGYNITKEMIIKKVIEEKVTGEKFIPHVIEPSFGTDRIVFVTLEHAYKEKEGRRILSLPREIAPIQVSIFPLIEREEELRKLAWEIHTILTREGFTVAYDDSGNIGKRYARSDEIGVPFAVTIDYTTLDDRTVTVRDRDTWRQIRVNINRLPRLIRIGLGSKLPLEELVNEI